A DNA window from Ipomoea triloba cultivar NCNSP0323 chromosome 10, ASM357664v1 contains the following coding sequences:
- the LOC116032463 gene encoding protein STICHEL-like 3 isoform X2 yields the protein MTKAVRNRILKDVNGNINDHLRNHIHLTNCIHLKNHMHKQSPILGDRSLMRDLAALQRSRSLRDPSASPPSWHSPSVVEAPPVAAERAAEMSTARQSVGLEIPRDGRGLSETLPPIADLSTSKVGSGEVNRRNIGGTAVASECSNKSGNREQRRVRREESSGRNLGTDLVAGGNGLRDEVKDLVQESIHGNSEQRDKSIKQSRRHGPDDRVKTLSEKLNEFSLDSDEVASSQVRVHGRHGHSKKISKRGEASISGHHSGRVKQRKLRGARRSRASVASRDAFGENEMSVASNSFGQCTSNQRYQVEQGDEEYGHQNVTRAPRNGCGIPWNWSRIHHRGKSFLDLAGRSLYCGLSESRLKKTGAAPQVRDSQNIPMMSEYSSSSCKSAEALPLLLDPSGSQESAENAAWFHDYSGELGIFADNLLKHEIDSDLASEARFGGQRNFHGHGNVRHRSLTQKYMPKTFRDLVGQSLVVQALSNAVAKRKVGLLYVFYGPNGTGKTSCARIFARALNCQSLEHPKPCGACNSCISHDMGKSRNIREIGPVSNFDFENIMDLLDTMIISHFPSQYRIFIFDDCDNLPPDCWSAILKVIDRAPRRVLFVLVCSSLDTLPHIIISRCQKFFFPKLKDADIIYTLQWIATKEGLEIDKDALKLISTRSDGSLRDAEMTLEQLSLLGQRISVSLVQELVGLISDEKLVDLLDLALSADTVNTVKSLREIMESGVEPLALMSQLATVITDILAGIYDFTKERPRRKFFRRQALSKDDMEKLRQALKTLSEAEKQLRVSNDRLTWLTAALLQLAPDQQYLLPSSSADTSFNQSPLGLNYGGGREIPGTSNVGHTKMSQRERGLKVQAESSKKRGIVDRNGHAGAGVIPQKSNSISSDRNRVSSGQGPGKFQNEIEDIWLNVLKRIQITSLKEFLYREGNLTSVRFGAAPTVHLVFSSHVTKSKAEKFRVHILQAFESVIGSPVTIEIRCESRKDSRAGSIIFPASHDGLSSGLGNDDVNRRPRKEREGASTEIDTTRIGKSEIVELETSPKEVKHERHIHETQPDRRSFGNDYIGEASSTAKNSNVPSVSDVRKLGNGNPNLSLMRRKVSLAHVLQRAEGCAQQSGWSQRKAVSIAEKLEQENLRLEPRSRSLLCWKTTRVSRRKLSRLKTRSRRPKALLKLVSCGKCLSGRSSR from the exons ATGACCAAGGCTGTTCGTAACCGCATACTTAAAGATGTAAATGGTAACATTAATGATCACCTTCGGAATCATATACATTTGACAAATTGTATTCATTTAAAGAATCATATGCATAAGCAGAGTCCCATCTTGGGTGATAGGTCTCTTATGAGGGACCTTGCTGCCCTTCAGAGATCGAGGTCCTTGAGGGATCCTTCTGCAAGCCCGCCCTCGTGGCATTCCCCTTCGGTTGTGGAAGCCCCTCCCGTAGCAGCTGAAAGGGCTGCGGAGATGAGCACTGCTAGACAGTCTGTAGGATTGGAGATACCAAGGGATGGTAGAGGGTTATCTGAAACCTTACCACCTATAGCTGACCTATCGACTTCAAAAGTGGGCAGTGGTGAAGTTAATAGGCGGAATATTGGTGGGACAGCAGTTGCAAGTGAGTGCAGTAACAAGAGTGGAAATCGAGAACAGAGAAGGGTCAGGAGAGAAGAATCAAGTGGGAGGAATCTGGGGACTGATCTTGTTGCTGGAGGAAATGGGCTTCGAGATGAGGTAAAGGATCTCGTTCAGGAAAGTATTCATGGAAACTCTGAACAAAGGGATAAAAGTATTAAGCAGAGCAGACGGCATGGGCCAGATGATCGTGTGAAGACTTTATCTGAAAAACTGAATGAGTTCTCTTTGGACAGTGATGAGGTGGCTTCATCGCAGGTTCGTGTTCACGGAAGACATGGTCACAGCAAGAAGATTTCAAAGAGAGGGGAAGCATCCATTAGCGGGCACCACAGTGGGAGGGTAAAACAACGTAAACTTAGAGGTGCAAGGAGATCCCGTGCTTCTGTTGCTTCCAGAGATGCATTTGGTGAGAATGAAATGTCTGTGGCTTCTAATTCTTTTGGTCAGTGTACGTCAAACCAGAGATACCAAGTAGAACAGGGAGATGAAGAATATGGCCACCAAAACGTCACTAGGGCTCCTAGGAATGGATGTGGCATTCCTTGGAACTGGTCAAGAATTCACCATAGGGGAAAATCTTTTCTTGATTTGGCAGGTAGGAGTTTGTATTGTGGGCTGTCTGAGTCAAGGTTAAAGAAAACTGGTGCTGCTCCTCAAGTGAGGGACAGTCAAAATATCCCTATGATGTCTGAATACTCGAGTTCATCTTGTAAATCTGCAGAAGCATTGCCTTTACTACTTGATCCTTCTGGCTCCCAAGAAAGTGCTGAAAATGCTGCTTGGTTTCACGATTATTCGGGAGAATTGGGTATCTTTGCTGACAATCTACTTAAGCACGAAATTGACTCTGATCTTGCTTCAGAAGCTAGGTTTGGTGGGCAGCGTAATTTTCATGGTCATGGTAATGTGAGGCACCGAAGTCTTACTCAAAAATACATGCCAAAAACCTTTAGAGATCTGGTGGGGCAGAGTTTGGTTGTGCAAGCTCTTTCTAATGCTGTTGCAAAGAGGAAGGTTGGATTGCTTTATGTGTTCTACGGGCCTAATGGTACAGGGAAGACTTCTTGTGCACGCATATTTGCTAGGGCTTTAAATTGCCAGTCTCTAGAGCATCCCAAGCCTTGTGGAGCTTGCAATTCTTGCATTTCACACGATATGGGGAAAAGTCGAAATATAAGAGAAATAGGCCCTGTCagtaattttgattttgagaATATTATGGACCTTCTTGACACTATGATCATTTCCCATTTTCCATCTCAGTATAGAATTTTTATCTTTGATGATTGCGATAATTTGCCTCCTGATTGTTGGAGTGCTATTCTAAAGGTTATCGATCGGGCTCCTAGGCGAGTTCTTTTTGTCCTTGTTTGTTCAAGCCTAGATACATTGCCTCATATAATCATATCGAGGTGCCAAAAGTTCTTTTTCCCAAAGTTGAAAGATGCAGATATAATCTATACGTTGCAATGGATTGCTACCAAAGAAGGTCTAGAAATTGATAAGGATGCATTAAAGCTTATTTCAACAAGATCAGATGGATCGTTGAGGGATGCTGAGATGACTCTTGAGCAGTTGAGTTTGCTTGGGCAGAGAATCTCTGTTTCGTTGGTACAAGAACTG GTTGGGCTTATTTCGGATGAGAAATTGGTCGATCTACTTGACCTGGCATTATCAGCAGACACTGTCAATACTGTGAAAAGTCTGCGGGAGATAATGGAATCCGGTGTCGAGCCCTTGGCTTTAATGTCACAACTTGCTACTGTTATTACTGACATTCTTGCCGGTATCTATGACTTCACAAAAGAAAGACCTCGAAGGAAGTTCTTTCGCCGCCAAGCAT TATCTAAAGATGATATGGAAAAATTGCGTCAGGCTCTGAAAACGTTATCCGAGGCCGAAAAGCAGCTGAGAGTGTCGAACGACAGACTAACCTGGCTTACTGCAGCATTACTGCAACTCGCACCAGATCAGCAGTATCTGTTACCCAGTTCCTCTGCAGACACTAGTTTTAATCAAAGCCCCCTAGGCTTAAACTATGGAGGTGGAAGAGAGATACCCGGGACAAGCAATGTCGGGCATACTAAGATGTCTCAAAGAGAAAGAGGATTAAAAGTTCAAGCTGAAAGTTCTAAGAAGAGAGGTATCGTTGATAGAAATGGACATGCTGGAGCTGGAGTTATTCCTCAAAAGTCTAACAGCATTTCTAGTGATCGAAATAGAGTAAGTAGTGGACAAGGGCCCGGtaaatttcaaaatgaaattgaagatatttGGTTGAATGTGCTCAAAAGGATTCAGATAACTAGCTTAAAGGAGTTCCTGTATCGGGAAGGAAACCTGACCTCCGTTAGATTTGGTGCAG CTCCAACAGTGCATTTAGTTTTCAGTTCACACGTAACGAAGTCCAAGGCAGAGAAATTTAGGGTACATATTTTACAAGCGTTTGAATCTGTTATTGGATCCCCCGTGACAATCGAAATCAGATGTGAATCAAGGAAAGATTCAAGAGCAGGATCGATCATCTTTCCCGCATCTCACGATGGTTTATCCTCCGGTCTTGGCAATGATGATGTCAATAGAAGGCCTCGAAAAGAACGAGAAGGTGCTTCGACAGAGATTGACACTACTAGAATCGGTAAAAGCGAGATCGTGGAATTAGAAACTTCTCCGAAAGAGGTCAAACACGAGAGGCATATTCACGAGACACAACCTGATAGGCGGAGTTTTGGAAATGATTATATTGGAGAAGCATCCTCAACCGCTAAGAATTCTAACGTACCATCTGTATCGGATGTAAGGAAATTGGGGAACGGAAACCCGAACCTGAGCCTGATGAGACGCAAGGTATCTCTTGCTCATGTACTTCAACGGGCAGAAGGATGCGCCCAGCAGAGTGGATGGTCACAACGCAAGGCTGTTTCTATTGCCGAAAAGCTCGAACAAGAGAATCT GAGACTGGAACCAAGATCTAGAAGCTTGCTTTGCTGGAAGACTACAAGAGTATCACGTCGAAAG CTTTCGCGCTTGAAAACCAGAAGTAGGAGACCGAAAGCTTTACTGAAGTTGGTCTCTTGCGGGAAGTGTCTCTCTGGTAGGTCTTCAAGGTAA
- the LOC116032463 gene encoding protein STICHEL-like 3 isoform X1, with protein sequence MTKAVRNRILKDVNGNINDHLRNHIHLTNCIHLKNHMHKQSPILGDRSLMRDLAALQRSRSLRDPSASPPSWHSPSVVEAPPVAAERAAEMSTARQSVGLEIPRDGRGLSETLPPIADLSTSKVGSGEVNRRNIGGTAVASECSNKSGNREQRRVRREESSGRNLGTDLVAGGNGLRDEVKDLVQESIHGNSEQRDKSIKQSRRHGPDDRVKTLSEKLNEFSLDSDEVASSQVRVHGRHGHSKKISKRGEASISGHHSGRVKQRKLRGARRSRASVASRDAFGENEMSVASNSFGQCTSNQRYQVEQGDEEYGHQNVTRAPRNGCGIPWNWSRIHHRGKSFLDLAGRSLYCGLSESRLKKTGAAPQVRDSQNIPMMSEYSSSSCKSAEALPLLLDPSGSQESAENAAWFHDYSGELGIFADNLLKHEIDSDLASEARFGGQRNFHGHGNVRHRSLTQKYMPKTFRDLVGQSLVVQALSNAVAKRKVGLLYVFYGPNGTGKTSCARIFARALNCQSLEHPKPCGACNSCISHDMGKSRNIREIGPVSNFDFENIMDLLDTMIISHFPSQYRIFIFDDCDNLPPDCWSAILKVIDRAPRRVLFVLVCSSLDTLPHIIISRCQKFFFPKLKDADIIYTLQWIATKEGLEIDKDALKLISTRSDGSLRDAEMTLEQLSLLGQRISVSLVQELVGLISDEKLVDLLDLALSADTVNTVKSLREIMESGVEPLALMSQLATVITDILAGIYDFTKERPRRKFFRRQALSKDDMEKLRQALKTLSEAEKQLRVSNDRLTWLTAALLQLAPDQQYLLPSSSADTSFNQSPLGLNYGGGREIPGTSNVGHTKMSQRERGLKVQAESSKKRGIVDRNGHAGAGVIPQKSNSISSDRNRVSSGQGPGKFQNEIEDIWLNVLKRIQITSLKEFLYREGNLTSVRFGAAPTVHLVFSSHVTKSKAEKFRVHILQAFESVIGSPVTIEIRCESRKDSRAGSIIFPASHDGLSSGLGNDDVNRRPRKEREGASTEIDTTRIGKSEIVELETSPKEVKHERHIHETQPDRRSFGNDYIGEASSTAKNSNVPSVSDVRKLGNGNPNLSLMRRKVSLAHVLQRAEGCAQQSGWSQRKAVSIAEKLEQENLRLEPRSRSLLCWKTTRVSRRKLSRLKTRSRRPKALLKLVSCGKCLSGRSSSAKQKNIVERKYSLFNPTFGGL encoded by the exons ATGACCAAGGCTGTTCGTAACCGCATACTTAAAGATGTAAATGGTAACATTAATGATCACCTTCGGAATCATATACATTTGACAAATTGTATTCATTTAAAGAATCATATGCATAAGCAGAGTCCCATCTTGGGTGATAGGTCTCTTATGAGGGACCTTGCTGCCCTTCAGAGATCGAGGTCCTTGAGGGATCCTTCTGCAAGCCCGCCCTCGTGGCATTCCCCTTCGGTTGTGGAAGCCCCTCCCGTAGCAGCTGAAAGGGCTGCGGAGATGAGCACTGCTAGACAGTCTGTAGGATTGGAGATACCAAGGGATGGTAGAGGGTTATCTGAAACCTTACCACCTATAGCTGACCTATCGACTTCAAAAGTGGGCAGTGGTGAAGTTAATAGGCGGAATATTGGTGGGACAGCAGTTGCAAGTGAGTGCAGTAACAAGAGTGGAAATCGAGAACAGAGAAGGGTCAGGAGAGAAGAATCAAGTGGGAGGAATCTGGGGACTGATCTTGTTGCTGGAGGAAATGGGCTTCGAGATGAGGTAAAGGATCTCGTTCAGGAAAGTATTCATGGAAACTCTGAACAAAGGGATAAAAGTATTAAGCAGAGCAGACGGCATGGGCCAGATGATCGTGTGAAGACTTTATCTGAAAAACTGAATGAGTTCTCTTTGGACAGTGATGAGGTGGCTTCATCGCAGGTTCGTGTTCACGGAAGACATGGTCACAGCAAGAAGATTTCAAAGAGAGGGGAAGCATCCATTAGCGGGCACCACAGTGGGAGGGTAAAACAACGTAAACTTAGAGGTGCAAGGAGATCCCGTGCTTCTGTTGCTTCCAGAGATGCATTTGGTGAGAATGAAATGTCTGTGGCTTCTAATTCTTTTGGTCAGTGTACGTCAAACCAGAGATACCAAGTAGAACAGGGAGATGAAGAATATGGCCACCAAAACGTCACTAGGGCTCCTAGGAATGGATGTGGCATTCCTTGGAACTGGTCAAGAATTCACCATAGGGGAAAATCTTTTCTTGATTTGGCAGGTAGGAGTTTGTATTGTGGGCTGTCTGAGTCAAGGTTAAAGAAAACTGGTGCTGCTCCTCAAGTGAGGGACAGTCAAAATATCCCTATGATGTCTGAATACTCGAGTTCATCTTGTAAATCTGCAGAAGCATTGCCTTTACTACTTGATCCTTCTGGCTCCCAAGAAAGTGCTGAAAATGCTGCTTGGTTTCACGATTATTCGGGAGAATTGGGTATCTTTGCTGACAATCTACTTAAGCACGAAATTGACTCTGATCTTGCTTCAGAAGCTAGGTTTGGTGGGCAGCGTAATTTTCATGGTCATGGTAATGTGAGGCACCGAAGTCTTACTCAAAAATACATGCCAAAAACCTTTAGAGATCTGGTGGGGCAGAGTTTGGTTGTGCAAGCTCTTTCTAATGCTGTTGCAAAGAGGAAGGTTGGATTGCTTTATGTGTTCTACGGGCCTAATGGTACAGGGAAGACTTCTTGTGCACGCATATTTGCTAGGGCTTTAAATTGCCAGTCTCTAGAGCATCCCAAGCCTTGTGGAGCTTGCAATTCTTGCATTTCACACGATATGGGGAAAAGTCGAAATATAAGAGAAATAGGCCCTGTCagtaattttgattttgagaATATTATGGACCTTCTTGACACTATGATCATTTCCCATTTTCCATCTCAGTATAGAATTTTTATCTTTGATGATTGCGATAATTTGCCTCCTGATTGTTGGAGTGCTATTCTAAAGGTTATCGATCGGGCTCCTAGGCGAGTTCTTTTTGTCCTTGTTTGTTCAAGCCTAGATACATTGCCTCATATAATCATATCGAGGTGCCAAAAGTTCTTTTTCCCAAAGTTGAAAGATGCAGATATAATCTATACGTTGCAATGGATTGCTACCAAAGAAGGTCTAGAAATTGATAAGGATGCATTAAAGCTTATTTCAACAAGATCAGATGGATCGTTGAGGGATGCTGAGATGACTCTTGAGCAGTTGAGTTTGCTTGGGCAGAGAATCTCTGTTTCGTTGGTACAAGAACTG GTTGGGCTTATTTCGGATGAGAAATTGGTCGATCTACTTGACCTGGCATTATCAGCAGACACTGTCAATACTGTGAAAAGTCTGCGGGAGATAATGGAATCCGGTGTCGAGCCCTTGGCTTTAATGTCACAACTTGCTACTGTTATTACTGACATTCTTGCCGGTATCTATGACTTCACAAAAGAAAGACCTCGAAGGAAGTTCTTTCGCCGCCAAGCAT TATCTAAAGATGATATGGAAAAATTGCGTCAGGCTCTGAAAACGTTATCCGAGGCCGAAAAGCAGCTGAGAGTGTCGAACGACAGACTAACCTGGCTTACTGCAGCATTACTGCAACTCGCACCAGATCAGCAGTATCTGTTACCCAGTTCCTCTGCAGACACTAGTTTTAATCAAAGCCCCCTAGGCTTAAACTATGGAGGTGGAAGAGAGATACCCGGGACAAGCAATGTCGGGCATACTAAGATGTCTCAAAGAGAAAGAGGATTAAAAGTTCAAGCTGAAAGTTCTAAGAAGAGAGGTATCGTTGATAGAAATGGACATGCTGGAGCTGGAGTTATTCCTCAAAAGTCTAACAGCATTTCTAGTGATCGAAATAGAGTAAGTAGTGGACAAGGGCCCGGtaaatttcaaaatgaaattgaagatatttGGTTGAATGTGCTCAAAAGGATTCAGATAACTAGCTTAAAGGAGTTCCTGTATCGGGAAGGAAACCTGACCTCCGTTAGATTTGGTGCAG CTCCAACAGTGCATTTAGTTTTCAGTTCACACGTAACGAAGTCCAAGGCAGAGAAATTTAGGGTACATATTTTACAAGCGTTTGAATCTGTTATTGGATCCCCCGTGACAATCGAAATCAGATGTGAATCAAGGAAAGATTCAAGAGCAGGATCGATCATCTTTCCCGCATCTCACGATGGTTTATCCTCCGGTCTTGGCAATGATGATGTCAATAGAAGGCCTCGAAAAGAACGAGAAGGTGCTTCGACAGAGATTGACACTACTAGAATCGGTAAAAGCGAGATCGTGGAATTAGAAACTTCTCCGAAAGAGGTCAAACACGAGAGGCATATTCACGAGACACAACCTGATAGGCGGAGTTTTGGAAATGATTATATTGGAGAAGCATCCTCAACCGCTAAGAATTCTAACGTACCATCTGTATCGGATGTAAGGAAATTGGGGAACGGAAACCCGAACCTGAGCCTGATGAGACGCAAGGTATCTCTTGCTCATGTACTTCAACGGGCAGAAGGATGCGCCCAGCAGAGTGGATGGTCACAACGCAAGGCTGTTTCTATTGCCGAAAAGCTCGAACAAGAGAATCT GAGACTGGAACCAAGATCTAGAAGCTTGCTTTGCTGGAAGACTACAAGAGTATCACGTCGAAAG CTTTCGCGCTTGAAAACCAGAAGTAGGAGACCGAAAGCTTTACTGAAGTTGGTCTCTTGCGGGAAGTGTCTCTCTGGTAGGTCTTCAAG TGCAAAACAGAAGAACATTGTTGAGAGAAAATACTCTTTGTTCAATCCCACTTTTGGTGGACTTTAA